In the Setaria italica strain Yugu1 chromosome VI, Setaria_italica_v2.0, whole genome shotgun sequence genome, one interval contains:
- the LOC101782058 gene encoding uncharacterized protein LOC101782058 — protein MTSSAVPAAAASSHQQAPRLHITTTTTGTGTSTITTSPSSHHHHSPSSARSAPHSASSSPRGSSSNSGTAAGGGGGSGSTNQACAACKYQRRKCNQDCPLAPYFPADQQRRFLNAHRLFGVSNILKTLKRLRPELCADAMGTLIYQSDMRATDPVGGCYRLILSLERQLEIETAELSAVLHNLALYRQAAAAAAAAIPPQEAGGAMAADLDVTSSNQPLLLDAEQEVVDALYANHEADTAAILQTDGVHRHDHGDDSPQDHGEQQQQQQQLFDYFYYEATASDDASSKPTIDINLDNMQQFDFDDTCAAEKIDLAPAGPEEMGQPQHLDVNCQIDHKDYQIKAAALVDAFDMRQELQPAVDVNADVVVKAVDMNAGIGGVGIKAVDVNANVDVNVDLQEEDPNNIAAGDEAVQMAAESSHCRLGLGFSSF, from the coding sequence ATGACCTCCTCCGCtgtccccgccgcggccgcctcctcccatCAGCAAGCCCCCCGCCTCCATattaccaccaccaccaccggcaccgGGACCTCCACCATCACGACATCGCCCTCctcgcaccaccaccacagtcCCAGCAGCGCGCGCTCCGCCCCGCACTCGGCGAGCAGCTCCCCtcggggcagcagcagcaactccggcaccgcggccggcggcggcggcgggagcgggagcacGAACCAGGCGTGCGCGGCGTGCAAGTACCAGCGGCGCAAGTGCAACCAGGACTGCCCGCTGGCGCCCTACTTCCCCGCCGACCAGCAGCGGCGCTTCCTCAACGCGCACCGCCTCTTCGGGGTCAGCAACATCCTCAAGACGCTCAAGAGGCTCAGGCCGGAGCTCTGCGCCGATGCCATGGGCACGCTCATCTACCAGTCGGACATGCGCGCCACGGACCCCGTCGGCGGCTGCTACCGCCTCATCCTCAGCCTCGAGCGCCAGCTCGAGATCGAGACGGCCGAGCTCTCCGCCGTCCTCCACAACCTCGCGCTCTAccgccaggccgccgccgccgccgccgccgctatccCGCCGCAGGAAGCAGGCGGCGCCATGGCTGCCGACCTCGACGTCACGTCCTCCAACCAGCcgctcctcctcgacgccgagCAGGAGGTCGTCGACGCGCTCTACGCCAACCACGAGGCCGACACCGCCGCCATCCTTCAAACCGACGGCGTCCACCGCCACGACCATGGCGACGACAGCCCTCAAGATcacggcgagcagcagcagcagcagcagcagctcttcGACTACTTCTACTACGAAGCCACGGCCAGTGATGACGCCAGCAGCAAGCCGACCATCGACATCAACCTCGACAACATGCAGCAATTCGATTTCGACGACACCTGCGCCGCCGAGAAGATCGATCTGGCTCCGGCGGGGCCAGAGGAGATGGGGCAGCCGCAGCACCTCGACGTCAACTGCCAGATTGACCACAAGGACTACCAGATcaaggcggcggcgctcgtcgaCGCCTTCGACATGCGGCAGGAGCTGCAGCCGGCGGTGGACGTGAACGCCGACGTTGTCGTCAAGGCGGTGGATATGAACGCCGGCATTGGCGGCGTTGGCATCAAGGCGGTGGATGTAAACGCCAACGTCGACGTCAATGTCGACCTACAGGAAGAGGATCCCAACAACATCGCCGCAGGTGATGAAGCGGTGCAAATGGCAGCTGAGTCGTCGCACTGCAGACTAGGGTTAGGCTTTTCTTCGTTCTGA